The following are from one region of the Pelagibius sp. CAU 1746 genome:
- a CDS encoding periplasmic heavy metal sensor encodes MRSKLPWLLLAASVALNVFFVAGVIFPRFMGDPAPPSRPDPVVAAVQDFNLDDRQAAALEALRQRIAERRAEGRENRQSFRAIIIDALEQPAFDRAALALALQARRESGGNMVLDMAEDLHSFLAGLPEETKAAFLARASADRDFLRRLLFPPRRDRD; translated from the coding sequence ATGCGTAGCAAACTTCCCTGGCTCCTGCTGGCGGCTTCCGTGGCGTTGAACGTCTTCTTCGTCGCAGGAGTGATTTTCCCCCGCTTCATGGGTGATCCGGCACCGCCGTCCAGACCGGACCCGGTTGTCGCGGCGGTGCAGGATTTCAATCTCGACGACCGCCAAGCCGCCGCCCTGGAGGCCCTGCGCCAGAGGATCGCCGAGCGCCGCGCGGAGGGCCGCGAAAACCGGCAGAGCTTCCGCGCCATCATCATCGACGCCCTGGAGCAGCCGGCTTTCGATCGGGCCGCGCTGGCTCTCGCGCTGCAGGCGCGCCGCGAGAGCGGTGGGAACATGGTTCTGGACATGGCGGAGGATCTCCACAGCTTCCTCGCCGGGCTGCCGGAGGAAACCAAGGCCGCCTTTCTGGCACGCGCCTCCGCGGACCGCGACTTCCTGCGCCGCCTGCTGTTTCCCCCCCGCCGCGACCGCGATTGA
- a CDS encoding sigma-70 family RNA polymerase sigma factor, producing MSFAVAVEGETVSGGDADLAALLDGNKAAWDRFVARHAAVIFAAVRRRLVPAGRTSDAEDVVQDVFVKLCQHDFRLLRGYDESRAKITTWLTVVANSAAIDHLRRLRRRTEDIEAQPEAVLAVDPVIPEKVKIPDGLLSPRQALVLELLYRRDMTPGEAAEVIGIDPQTVRSMHHKALVKLRGHFQAEMGEDR from the coding sequence ATGAGTTTTGCCGTTGCGGTGGAAGGCGAGACCGTGAGCGGGGGCGATGCCGATCTGGCTGCCCTGCTGGACGGGAACAAGGCGGCCTGGGATCGCTTCGTGGCGCGCCACGCGGCGGTAATCTTTGCCGCGGTGCGCCGCCGGCTGGTGCCGGCCGGGCGTACCTCGGACGCGGAGGATGTGGTGCAGGACGTCTTCGTAAAGCTGTGCCAGCACGATTTCAGGCTGCTGCGCGGCTACGACGAATCGCGGGCCAAGATCACGACCTGGCTAACGGTGGTGGCCAATTCGGCGGCGATCGACCACCTGCGGCGCCTGCGCCGGCGTACCGAGGACATCGAGGCGCAGCCGGAGGCGGTGCTGGCGGTCGATCCGGTGATCCCGGAGAAGGTGAAGATCCCCGACGGTCTGCTCTCCCCGCGCCAGGCCCTGGTGCTGGAGCTGCTGTACCGGCGCGACATGACACCGGGCGAGGCGGCGGAGGTGATCGGCATCGACCCGCAGACCGTGCGCTCCATGCATCACAAGGCGCTGGTGAAGCTGCGCGGGCATTTTCAGGCGGAAATGGGGGAAGACCGCTAG
- a CDS encoding ATP-dependent DNA helicase, with translation MSSTSLPSEISPPAVTAPGLRLPAAPVLLAGIGRAVWIDPEEGEVLSLKPAEAARRARQSAPLLCHAKATARRLESDPFPAFDLLELFAFVRPASFCAPTPHGLAQALGRPKPEDREAAAIALPGLAQALLTELAARGASELGGDRDAPGIAWLMAQAGWLWGPYVVAALGFGDGGAPLPKRSLGFRVWERLPEWEERPPRGAPGTAPVNAEEARRRLSDLLDEDAEPRPQQADYAAAAAAAFAPRENEGEPQVVLAEAGTGTGKTLGYLAPASLWAERNKAAVWISTYTRNLQGQVDDELARLLPEPGERARKVVIRKGRENYLCLLNLAEAVAQARPQDGVVLGLMARWAARTRNGDMVGGDFPGWFPDLFGPLRTLGLADRRGECIYSACQHYKKCFIERSVRSARQAEIVIANHALVLIQAAMGGGDDGQLPTRYVFDEGHQLFDAADSAFAAHLSGLESRELRRWILGAEGGRRGTSRMRGLQRRLEDLIGDDAQALEALEETLKAAKVLAGEGWRQRVEEGRPEGATEGFLLLAGRQVYARAGGQDQPYSLEAPAHPPVEGLLEAAEVLADDLGALASPLAKLRKLLVLRLDDEADSLDSDSRRRVEAAVRGLETRAIGPIAAWREMLKALEEETPPEFCDWFAVERIEGRDIDVGLYRHWVDPSRPFAASLGQSAHGLLITSATLTDDSGKHANGEDVHSADAWQAAEARLGINHLMANVARLSLPSPFDYAQQTRILIVHDLKRGDLSQLASAYRELFLAAGGGGLGLFTAIARLRAVQRQIAQPLADEGLTLYSQHVDGLDTGTLVDIFRAEEDSCLLGTDAVRDGVDVPGRALRLIAFDRVPWPRPDIIHKARREVFGGRAYDERLTRLKLRQAYGRLIRRADDRGVFVLLDPLPSRLLDAFPPEVTAERVGLADAVAAVREFVGRD, from the coding sequence ATGAGTTCTACGTCGCTTCCTTCGGAAATATCCCCACCCGCCGTCACCGCCCCCGGCCTGCGCCTGCCGGCGGCCCCGGTGCTGCTGGCCGGCATCGGCCGGGCGGTGTGGATCGACCCGGAGGAAGGCGAGGTCCTGAGCCTGAAGCCCGCCGAGGCGGCCCGGCGGGCCCGGCAGAGCGCGCCGCTGCTGTGCCACGCGAAGGCCACTGCGCGGCGCCTGGAAAGCGACCCCTTCCCGGCCTTCGACCTGCTGGAGCTCTTCGCCTTCGTGCGTCCGGCCAGCTTCTGCGCGCCGACGCCGCACGGCCTGGCCCAGGCCCTGGGCCGACCCAAGCCGGAAGACCGGGAGGCCGCCGCCATCGCCCTGCCCGGCCTCGCCCAGGCCCTGCTGACCGAGCTGGCGGCGCGGGGGGCCTCGGAACTGGGTGGCGACCGCGACGCCCCAGGGATCGCCTGGCTCATGGCCCAGGCCGGCTGGCTCTGGGGACCCTACGTGGTGGCGGCGCTCGGTTTCGGCGACGGCGGCGCCCCGCTGCCCAAGCGCAGCCTGGGCTTCCGGGTCTGGGAGCGCCTGCCGGAGTGGGAGGAGCGCCCGCCGCGCGGCGCCCCCGGCACGGCACCGGTGAACGCCGAGGAGGCCCGCCGCCGCCTCTCCGACCTGCTTGACGAGGATGCGGAGCCGCGCCCGCAGCAGGCCGACTACGCCGCGGCGGCGGCCGCCGCCTTCGCCCCGCGGGAGAACGAGGGCGAACCGCAGGTGGTGCTGGCCGAGGCCGGCACCGGCACCGGCAAGACCCTGGGCTACCTCGCTCCGGCTTCGCTCTGGGCCGAGCGCAACAAGGCCGCCGTCTGGATCTCGACCTACACCCGCAACCTGCAGGGCCAGGTCGACGACGAGCTGGCGCGGCTTCTTCCCGAACCGGGCGAGCGCGCCCGCAAGGTGGTGATCCGCAAGGGGCGGGAGAACTACCTCTGCCTCTTGAACCTCGCCGAAGCCGTGGCCCAGGCGCGCCCGCAGGACGGCGTGGTCCTGGGCCTCATGGCGCGCTGGGCGGCGCGCACGAGGAACGGCGACATGGTGGGCGGCGACTTCCCCGGCTGGTTCCCCGATCTCTTCGGCCCCCTGCGCACCCTGGGCCTCGCCGACCGCCGCGGCGAGTGCATCTACTCAGCCTGCCAGCACTACAAGAAGTGCTTCATCGAGCGCTCGGTGCGCTCGGCCCGCCAGGCGGAGATCGTCATCGCCAACCACGCCCTGGTGCTGATCCAGGCGGCCATGGGCGGCGGCGACGACGGCCAGTTGCCGACGCGCTACGTCTTCGACGAGGGCCACCAGCTCTTCGACGCCGCCGACAGCGCCTTCGCCGCGCACCTGAGCGGCCTGGAGTCCCGCGAGCTGCGCCGCTGGATCCTGGGGGCCGAGGGCGGACGGCGCGGAACCAGCCGGATGCGCGGCCTGCAGCGCCGCCTGGAGGACCTGATCGGCGACGATGCGCAGGCGCTGGAGGCCCTGGAAGAGACCCTGAAGGCGGCCAAGGTGCTGGCCGGCGAGGGCTGGCGCCAGCGCGTCGAGGAAGGCCGCCCCGAAGGCGCCACCGAAGGCTTCCTGCTGCTCGCCGGGCGCCAGGTCTACGCCCGCGCCGGCGGACAGGACCAGCCCTACAGCCTGGAGGCCCCGGCCCACCCGCCGGTCGAGGGTCTGCTGGAGGCGGCCGAAGTCCTGGCCGACGACCTGGGGGCCCTGGCCAGCCCCTTGGCCAAGCTGCGCAAGCTGCTGGTGCTGCGCCTGGACGACGAGGCCGACAGCCTGGACAGCGACAGCCGGCGGCGCGTCGAGGCGGCGGTGCGCGGCCTGGAGACCCGCGCGATCGGGCCCATCGCCGCCTGGCGCGAGATGCTGAAGGCGCTGGAGGAGGAGACGCCGCCGGAATTCTGCGACTGGTTCGCCGTGGAGCGCATCGAGGGCCGCGACATCGACGTCGGGCTCTACCGCCACTGGGTCGACCCCAGCCGCCCCTTCGCCGCCAGCCTGGGCCAGAGCGCCCACGGCCTGCTCATCACCTCGGCGACGCTGACCGACGACAGCGGGAAGCATGCCAACGGCGAAGATGTGCACTCCGCCGATGCCTGGCAGGCGGCCGAAGCGCGCCTCGGCATCAACCACCTCATGGCGAACGTGGCGCGCCTCTCCCTGCCCTCGCCTTTCGACTACGCGCAGCAGACGCGCATCCTCATCGTCCACGACCTGAAGCGCGGCGATCTCAGCCAGCTCGCCAGCGCCTACCGCGAGCTGTTCCTGGCCGCGGGCGGCGGCGGGCTCGGCCTCTTCACCGCCATCGCCCGGCTGCGCGCGGTGCAGAGACAGATCGCCCAACCGCTGGCCGACGAAGGGTTGACGCTCTACAGCCAGCATGTCGACGGCCTCGACACCGGCACCCTGGTCGACATCTTTCGCGCCGAGGAGGACTCCTGCCTCTTGGGCACCGATGCGGTGCGCGACGGCGTCGACGTGCCGGGCCGCGCCCTGCGCCTCATCGCCTTCGACCGCGTGCCCTGGCCGCGCCCCGACATCATCCACAAGGCCAGGCGCGAGGTCTTCGGGGGCCGCGCCTACGACGAGCGCCTGACCCGCCTGAAACTGCGCCAGGCCTACGGCCGCCTCATCCGCCGCGCCGACGACCGCGGCGTCTTCGTGCTGCTCGACCCCCTGCCCTCCCGCCTGCTCGACGCCTTCCCGCCGGAAGTGACGGCCGAGCGCGTGGGCCTGGCCGATGCCGTGGCGGCGGTGCGGGAGTTTGTGGGAAGGGACTGA